A stretch of the Theileria equi strain WA chromosome 1, complete sequence genome encodes the following:
- a CDS encoding hypothetical protein (encoded by transcript BEWA_031670A), producing the protein MSNIAIDKFHVYIGCLHHSIGDEELLTLAKCFSNHVVCSKVIRNPATGSHLGYGFVQYDDLVYADEAITKMHGVVAKGIPLHIRPAYSYTSTEFNSEKEEAQDIKNTTVYVTEMGPNDTEETLRELAKYFGDIECISVITNRRFGFVTYTRREYALGFICHMDSWNTGETTITCSWAYQHKSIGISNDYTHEDAEKEDEIHGSKYAIDLLPKKLD; encoded by the exons ATGAGCAACATCGCAATTGACAAGTTTCACGTATACATTGGCTGTCTTCACCACT CAATCGGGGATGAAGAGCTCTTGACCCTCGCGAAATGCTTCTCTAACCACGTCGTATGCTCCAAG GTTATTAGGAATCCAGCAACTGGTTCGCATCTTGGATATGGATTCGTTCAATACGACGATTTAGTATATGCTGATGAAGCGATAACTAAGATGCACGGGGTAGTAGCCAAGGGGATACCACTCCATATTCGACCAGCATACTCATACACATCAACAGAATTCAACTcagaaaaggaagaggCGCAAGATATCAAGAACACGACAGTATACGTAACAGAGATGGGACCAAATGATACAGAGGAAACACTAAGAGAGTTGGCAAAGTATTTTGGAGACATTGAATGTATCTCTGTAATAACAAATAGAAGATTTGGTTTCGTTACGTATACCAGAAGAGAGTATGCCCTGGGATTCATATGTCATATGGATTCATGGAACACTGGTGAAACGACAATCACATGCTCATGGGCATATCAGCACAAGAGTATAGGAATTTCAAACGACTATACACACGAAGATGCcgaaaaggaagatgaaattcATGGATCAAAATATGCAATAGACCTGCTGCCAAAAAAATTAGACTAG
- a CDS encoding hypothetical protein (encoded by transcript BEWA_031680A) encodes MVIAKLIPLDTYNADTVKHQANVLLDGPHVNFALVYDRDYDERVELSNSLHPLSIWVASELEKTVTVPITKECKRCFSAFSTNIASLNTSSMQAEGTFESKSLGFDVLINCNARINSIDFGKASPDDSAKILMVVSTQPMNEVSATNPEFYTFVHIYSISYWHKDASAGDEDTFEISLSHIIPIKNDFCTHVRIINQVQDNDSQHFFVLALLLDSGAIKIGRIETSEFAHVKSKTDDLSERILNLDIIWEYDPKATSSKLCCFDVTYPSDDDSVGFIIASGSMDGFVRVWHFKRDIFKEKDLDSDPCTFSKLISVIQDTSSVSASVIVSICFIQTLDAYIAAIGTFSKSIILWDIRYSHLYGEIKTYHNVTKPVNALSWTKNNQYLLGCTSSGFYIDWLNNSTNTTINIEKYFRTKLVYPFENICWDVHCSDTDAHFVFDDGIFLSVPSENIGRRNMEDIFTLYKWNLLDYSQRSHIGPIDVKEGANFDDSIKELIVKTFDADLASARKHGITIVKFKSNNYESFNFDEKTSDQVVRSKLTSHKTVCSFSMDLTRATLGICAYGGNCGVAHVMLNIELS; translated from the exons ATGGTTATCGCAAAATTAATCCCACTCGACACCTACAACGCAGATACCGTCAAACACCAAGCAAATGTGTTGCTCGACGGACCACACGTTAACTTTGCACTCGTATAC GACCGAGACTACGACGAACGAGTGGAATTAAGCAATTCTTTGCACCCCTTGAGCATCTGGGTCGCTTCTGAGTTGGAAAAGACAGTAACGGTACCAATTACAAAGGAATGTAAACGATGCTTTTCGGCATTTTCCACAAACATTGCCTCACTAAACACCTCTAGCATGCAGGCAGAGGGAACTTTTGAGTCAAAGTCATTAGGTTTTGACGTGTTAATCAACTGTAATGCGAGGATTAACTCGATAGACTTTGGCAAAGCTTCCCCGGACGACAGTGCcaagattttaatggtagtATCAACTCAACCCATGAATGAAGTTTCTGCAACTAACCCAGAATTTTACACTTTTGTACACATTTATTCGATTTCATATTGGCACAAAGATGCTAGTGCAGGAGATGAGGATACGTTTGAAATAAGCCTTTCACATATTATTCCCATAAAGAATGATTTTTGTACACACGTTAGAATCATAAACCAAGTACAAGACAATGATTCTCAACATTTTTTTGTGCTAGCTCTGCTCTTGGATAGCGGAGCAATTAAAATTGGCAGAATAGAAACCTCTGAATTTGCACATGTAAAGAGTAAAACTGATGACTTGTCCGAAAGAATTCTTAATTTGGACATTATTTGGGAATACGACCCAAAGGCAACCTCCTCCAAACTTTGTTGTTTTGACGTCACCTATCCAAGTGATGACGATTCTGTTGGATTTATAATAGCTTCCGGTTCTATGGACGGTTTCGTCCGCGTTTGGCATTTTAAACGggatatttttaaagaaaaGGATCTGGACTCGGATCcttgtacattttcaaaattgaTATCAGTAATTCAAGATACAAGTAGTGTTTCTGCTTCTGTAATCGTTAGCATATGCTTTATACAAACTCTAGACGCATACATTGCGGCAATCGgtacattttcaaaatctaTAATACTATGGGATATCCGTTACTCTCACTTGTACGGTGAAATAAAAACCTATCATAATGTCACAAAGCCAGTGAATGCACTCTCTTGGACCAAGAATAATCAGTACTTGCTTGGTTGCACTTCATCTGGGTTTTATATTGATTGGCTGAACAATTCCACAAATACGACAATAAATATTGAGAAATATTTTAGAACAAAACTAGTCTATCCATTTGAGAATATTTGTTGGGACGTACACTGCAGCGATACTGATgcacattttgtttttgaTGATGGCATTTTTCTTTCTGTACCATCTGAGAACATAGGAAGACgaaatatggaagatatTTTTACCCTATACAAGTGGAATTTGTTGGACTACAGCCAACGATCGCATATTGGACCGATTGACGTAAAGGAGGGCGCAAATTTTGACGATAGCATAAAGGAGTTGATAGTAAAGACGTTTGATGCAGATTTAGCCTCTGCCAGAAAGCATGGAATTACCATTGTAAAATTCAAAAGTAATAATTATGAGAGTTttaattttgatgaaaaaactAGTGACCAAGTTGTTAGGTCGAAATTAACATCACACAAGACGGTTTGCTCCTTTAGCATGGATTTAACACGCGCAACACTCGGAATATGTGCGTATGGTGGAAATTGTGGCGTTGCACACGTAATGCTAAATATTGAATTGAGCTAG